A single Nerophis ophidion isolate RoL-2023_Sa linkage group LG26, RoL_Noph_v1.0, whole genome shotgun sequence DNA region contains:
- the mef2b gene encoding myocyte-specific enhancer factor 2B isoform X5, with protein sequence MGRKKIQISRILDQRNRQVTFTKRKFGLMKKAYELSVLCDCEIALIIFNSTNRLFQYASTDMDKVLLKYTEYSEPHESRTNTDILETLRRKRLDLDGSEVDCEESMQVTTHNGDGMDLSVRRQHISVSIHLPAPSLRSPQAQFLVSETSFPISSGPSMAPHISPAGFKCVSSASEKPHTSFMQPHSGIGYSVFSHVSRGLDLKSPLPHPPPTLTLPGGDAANQGSRAAQTPSMSRGVLYHGLHGGSSVVAMGKAGLLGHALAGYGLASPELSDYSQPSFYHSINLQRGAANSWQASQPAHELQGPHVSQGLSTGGCSFPSQSCSSTLTHDPSLSIHIKSERSSPEHMTSPAPSPMSGPIPVCRTPTEDPQAKAAYLQKEEGGGVSLRQEMCEAWQR encoded by the exons GTGACATTCACCAAGCGTAAGTTTGGCCTGATGAAGAAGGCCTACGAGCTTAGCGTGCTATGTGACTGCGAGATTGCCCTGATCATCTTCAACAGCACCAATCGTCTGTTCCAGTACGCCAGCACCGACATGGACAAGGTGCTGCTCAAGTACACGGAGTACAGCGAGCCGCACGAGAGCCGCACCAACACTGACATACTGGAG ACACTGAGGAGGAAAAGACTGGATCTGGACGGCTCTGAGGTGGACTGCGAGGAGAGCATGCAGGTGACCACCCATAATGGTGACGGCATGGACTTGTCTGTGAGACGCCAGCACATCTCTGTCAGTATACACCTACCG GCTCCATCCCTACGGTCACCACAAGCTCAGTTCCTGGTTTCTGAAACCAGCTTCCCCATCTCTTCCGGACCGAGCATGGCCCCCCACATATCCCCTGCAGGCTTTAAATGTGTCAGCTCAGCTTCAGAAAAACCTCACACCTCCTTCATGCAGCCCCACTCAG GTATCGGGTACTCCGTCTTCTCCCACGTAAGCCGAGGACTGGACCTGAAGAGTCCTCTTCCCCATCCCCCTCCCACTTTGACCCTGCCCGGCGGTGACGCTGCCAATCAGGGTTCCCGTGCGGCCCAAACCCCCTCTATGAGCAGGGGGGTCTTGTACCATGGCCTGCATGGTGGCAGCTCGGTAGTGGCCATGGGCAAAGCTGGGCTGCTGGGCCACGCCTTGGCAGGCTATGGCCTCGCCTCCCCTGAACTTTCTG ATTACAGCCAACCAAGTTTTTATCACTCTATTAATCTGCAAAGAGGAGCAGCAAACTCCTGGCAAGCATCTCAGCCTGCGCACGAGCTCCAGGGACCTCATGTTAGTCAAGG GTTGTCCACTGGAGGCTGCTCTTTCCCCTCTCAGTCTTGCTCCTCCACCTTGACACACGACCCCAGCCTCAGCATCCACATCAAATCAGAGCGTAGCTCTCCTGAACACATGACCTCGCCCGCTCCCTCTCCCATGAGTGGGCCCATCCCGGTTTGCCGCACCCCTACAGAAGACCCCCAGGCCAAGGCCGCTTACTTGCAAAAGGAAGAGGGAGGCGGAGTGTCGCTGAGGCAGGAGATGTGCGAGGCGTGGCAGCGATAG
- the mef2b gene encoding myocyte-specific enhancer factor 2B isoform X4, translating into MCNSSRQLQGASQRCQTTVKMGRKKIQISRILDQRNRQVTFTKRKFGLMKKAYELSVLCDCEIALIIFNSTNRLFQYASTDMDKVLLKYTEYSEPHESRTNTDILETLRRKRLDLDGSEVDCEESMQVTTHNGDGMDLSVRRQHISVSIHLPAPSLRSPQAQFLVSETSFPISSGPSMAPHISPAGFKCVSSASEKPHTSFMQPHSGIGYSVFSHVSRGLDLKSPLPHPPPTLTLPGGDAANQGSRAAQTPSMSRGVLYHGLHGGSSVVAMGKAGLLGHALAGYGLASPELSDYSQPSFYHSINLQRGAANSWQASQPAHELQGPHVSQGLSTGGCSFPSQSCSSTLTHDPSLSIHIKSERSSPEHMTSPAPSPMSGPIPVCRTPTEDPQAKAAYLQKEEGGGVSLRQEMCEAWQR; encoded by the exons GTGACATTCACCAAGCGTAAGTTTGGCCTGATGAAGAAGGCCTACGAGCTTAGCGTGCTATGTGACTGCGAGATTGCCCTGATCATCTTCAACAGCACCAATCGTCTGTTCCAGTACGCCAGCACCGACATGGACAAGGTGCTGCTCAAGTACACGGAGTACAGCGAGCCGCACGAGAGCCGCACCAACACTGACATACTGGAG ACACTGAGGAGGAAAAGACTGGATCTGGACGGCTCTGAGGTGGACTGCGAGGAGAGCATGCAGGTGACCACCCATAATGGTGACGGCATGGACTTGTCTGTGAGACGCCAGCACATCTCTGTCAGTATACACCTACCG GCTCCATCCCTACGGTCACCACAAGCTCAGTTCCTGGTTTCTGAAACCAGCTTCCCCATCTCTTCCGGACCGAGCATGGCCCCCCACATATCCCCTGCAGGCTTTAAATGTGTCAGCTCAGCTTCAGAAAAACCTCACACCTCCTTCATGCAGCCCCACTCAG GTATCGGGTACTCCGTCTTCTCCCACGTAAGCCGAGGACTGGACCTGAAGAGTCCTCTTCCCCATCCCCCTCCCACTTTGACCCTGCCCGGCGGTGACGCTGCCAATCAGGGTTCCCGTGCGGCCCAAACCCCCTCTATGAGCAGGGGGGTCTTGTACCATGGCCTGCATGGTGGCAGCTCGGTAGTGGCCATGGGCAAAGCTGGGCTGCTGGGCCACGCCTTGGCAGGCTATGGCCTCGCCTCCCCTGAACTTTCTG ATTACAGCCAACCAAGTTTTTATCACTCTATTAATCTGCAAAGAGGAGCAGCAAACTCCTGGCAAGCATCTCAGCCTGCGCACGAGCTCCAGGGACCTCATGTTAGTCAAGG GTTGTCCACTGGAGGCTGCTCTTTCCCCTCTCAGTCTTGCTCCTCCACCTTGACACACGACCCCAGCCTCAGCATCCACATCAAATCAGAGCGTAGCTCTCCTGAACACATGACCTCGCCCGCTCCCTCTCCCATGAGTGGGCCCATCCCGGTTTGCCGCACCCCTACAGAAGACCCCCAGGCCAAGGCCGCTTACTTGCAAAAGGAAGAGGGAGGCGGAGTGTCGCTGAGGCAGGAGATGTGCGAGGCGTGGCAGCGATAG